Genomic DNA from Shouchella patagoniensis:
TTGGTTTTCGACCATTATTTTAATCCTCCCATTTTTACTTATCTTTTTAATCATTATCTTTTTAATGAGTTCTGCCCAAGGCGGAGGTGGCGGTGGTGGAAACCGCGTCATGAACTTTGGTAAGAGTAAAGCGAAAATGGTAAGTGATGAAAAGAAAAAAGCGAAATTTAAAGACGTTGCTGGTGCTGACGAAGAAAAACAAGAACTTGTTGAAGTTGTTGAATTTCTAAAAGATCCACGCAGATTCTCTGCAATTGGAGCACGTATTCCAAAAGGAGTACTTCTTGTTGGACCTCCTGGTACAGGTAAAACCTTACTGGCGAGAGCTGTAGCTGGTGAAGCTGGTGTACCATTCTTCTCAATCAGTGGTTCAGATTTCGTCGAAATGTTTGTAGGTGTAGGTGCTTCTCGTGTACGTGATTTATTCGAAAACGCGAAAAAGAATTCACCTTGTATCATTTTCATTGATGAGATTGATGCTGTTGGTCGTCAACGTGGTGCTGGTTTAGGCGGCGGACATGATGAACGCGAACAGACACTGAACCAGTTGCTTGTAGAAATGGATGGTTTTAGTGCAAACGAAGGAATCATCATTATAGCCGCGACAAACCGTGCAGATATTTTGGACCCTGCATTGCTTCGTCCAGGTCGTTTTGATAGACAGATTCAAGTTAATGCGCCAGACGTAAAAGGTCGTGAAGAGGTCCTTCAAGTACACGCGCGTAATAAACCACTTCGTGAAGATGTGAAGTTAGATTTAATTGCCGTTCGTACTCCTGGATTCTCTGGAGCGGATTTAGAAAACCTTCTGAATGAAGCGGCTCTTGTGGCTGCGAGAGATAATAAGACCGAAATTGGTATGGAACATATTGAAGAAGCGATTGATCGAGTCATCGCTGGACCTGCTAAGAAAAGTCGTGTTATTTCTAAAAAAGAAAAGAACATCGTCGCTTGGCATGAGGCTGGACACACTGTAGTTGGTGTGAAACTTGAAAGTGCTGATACTGTTCATAAAGTAACAATAGTTCCACGTGGAATGGCAGGCGGATACGCAATGATGTTACCGAAAGAAGATCGCTACTTTATGACGAAGCCTGAGTTACTTGATAAAATTGTTGGACTCCTTGGAGGTCGTGTGGCCGAAGAAGTGCAGTTTGGAGAAGTATCTACTGGTGCCCATAATGACTTCCAACGTGCAACAGCTATTGCAAGAAAAATGGTTACCGAATATGGAATGAGTGATAAGCTTGGACCGATGCAATTTGGACAGAGCTCTGGAGGACAGGTGTTCTTAGGAAGAGACATTCAAAATGACCAAAATTATTCGGATGCCATTGCTCATGAAATTGATTTAGAAGTTCAACGTATCATTAAGGATAGCTATGAACGATGCAAACAGATTCTCATAGCGAATAAAGATAGCCTTGATTTGGTTGCTCAAAAACTAATTGAGTTAGAAACACTTGATGCGGAGCAGATTCAGTCGTTAATTAACGAAGGAAAGCTTCCTGAAAATCATCATGCTTCAAGGAGAGTTGATGATTTAAAAGTGAATATCCAATCAAAAGATGATGATGCAAATGTTGAAGGTGCATACGAAGAAACAACAAATGTTGAAGAAAACCGCCCTTCATTTGAGGATGAAATTAACTCAAAAGGTCGAGACAATCGTAGTGACCGCAATGAATAAAGAAAACGGAGGGTGCCAATTGGCACTCTCTTTTTCCTTAAGGAGGATTTGAAATGATACTCGCCATCGATATTGGGAATTCATCAATCGTTATAGGCATTTATAATAAAAACGAATGTGATTCTATATTTCGAATCGCTACGACACATGATAAGACGAGTGATGAATATGCGATGCTGTTACATTCATTTTTCCAATTAAAAAACCACCATATCGAAACGGTGAATGGTGTTATTATTTCTTCGGTAGTACCAACGATTATGCATCGGTTTCGAAAAATGTGCAGAGATTACTTTCAAGTAGAGCCAATCATTGTTGGTCCTGGTGTAAAAACAGGGTTAAATATTCAATATGAAGACCCTAAAGAAGTAGGGGCCGATCGAATATCAAACGCAGTTGCTGCCATCGCTAATTTTGGTGCCCCTTGCATTGTTATCGATATTGGGACGGCAACGACATTTTGTTGTATCGACGACCAACATCGGTACCGAGGGGGTGTTATTGCCCCGGGAGCGGCTATTTCGGCAGAAGCTTTATCAGAAAAGGCTTCAAAGTTACCTCGACTTGAACTTCATAAACCAAATGCGGTTGTAGGTAAAACGACAATTGGGTCTATTCAAAGCGGGACGTATTATGGGTATCTGAGTATGATTGATGGTATGATTGAACGGATCATTAAAGAGCAACGGCTGCATGATGCAAAGGTAATCGCCACAGGGGGATTAGCTCATTTGTATGCTGATGAATCTAAGCACATTCAGTACGTCGAGCCTAAATTGACACTTAAAGGATTAAAGCTTATTTATGACAAAAACAAGAGCAACAGGAGTGGATAGCATGAGTGATTATTTAGTTAGAGCAACAGCTTTTAACGGTGAAGTACGTGCTTTATCATTAGTAGCGACAGATATGGTTGCGGAAGCTTGTAGAAGACAAGGAACATGGCCGGCAGCATCAGCTGCTCTTGGAAGAGCAATGATGGGTGGAACATTAATGGCCGCAATGCTAAAAGGTGAAGAGAAATTAACTGTTCGTATTGAGGGTAACGGACCAATTGGTCATATAATAGTTGATAGTCACGCAAATGGTGCAACTAGAGGTACGGTAACAAACCCTCATGTTAATCCAGAACTTAATCAAAATGGGAAGCTGGACGTGGCTGGAGTTGTTGGTACTGAAGGAACACTATCGGTTGTTAAAGATCTAGGTATGAGGGAACCGTTCACAGGCAGTGTACCTCTAGTCTCTGGAGAAATTGGTGAAGACTTCACGTATTACTTCGCTAATTCTGAACAAACACCTTCCTCTGTAGGTGTTGGGGTGCTGGTTAATCCAGATGAATCGGTTCTTGCTGCAGGTGGGTTTGTTATTCAGCTTATGCCTGGAGCACAAGAATCTACAATTGTAGAAATCGAAAAACGTTTAAGCTCCATTCCTCCAATATCAAAACTTGTAGAGATGGGTATGCCTCCTAAGGAAATACTCCAATCACTGCTAGGTGATGAGAATGTGAAGTTCTTAGAGGAAAAACCTGTTGTTTTCCAATGTACTTGTTCAAAAAAACGAATAGGTAATGCAATTATAAGTTTAGGACAAAAAGAAATCGAAGCTATGATTGAAGAAGATGGCGGGGCGGAAACAACTTGTAATTTCTGTAACGAGTCATACACTTTTTCTGAAAAAGAACTTGGTGAATTGCTTATAAAGGCAGATTAATAAAATCCGTCCACTTTATGTGGACGGATTTTATTATGTATATTGATTGACTTATCTGAAAGTGTTTGGTATTCTTTTTGTATAAAACCAATAAAATTACTAGGGATTAAGAGGAGGCATTTTCATGACCGTTGTGAATAACATTACAGAACTGATTGGTAATACACCGCTTGTTAAACTGAACCGCCTGACTACGGATGAGTATGCGGACGTTTATTTGAAGCTCGAATATCAAAACCCAGGAAGTAGTGTTAAAGATCGTATTGCTCTTGCGATGATTAACGCAGCAGAAGAGGCTGGCGAATTGCAGCCTGGTACAACGATTGTTGAACCGACAAGTGGAAACACGGGTATCGGCCTCGCGATGGTGGCTGCTGCAAAAGGCTATAAAGCAAAACTTGTAATGCCGGAAACAATGAGTCTAGAACGCCGTAACCTCTTAAGAGCATATGGAGCGGAATTAGTACTAACTCCTGGACCTGAAGGTATGGGGGGAGCAATTCGAAAAGCTACAGAACTTGCGAAACAAGAGGGATATTTTATGCCTCAACAATTTGAGAATGGAGCTAATCCGAAGATTCATCGAGAAACAACTGGTAAGGAGCTGCTTGAACAAGTTGATGGGCAATTAGATGGCTTTGTTTCAGGTATAGGTACTGGTGGTACAATTACTGGTGCTGGAGGCCTGTTAAAAGAGAACTTTCCAGGACTTAGAGTTGTAGCGATCGAGCCTAAAGATTCAGCAATATTATCTGGTGGTAAACCAGGACCTCATAAGCTACAAGGTATTGGACCAGGCTTCGTGCCGGGGATACTGGACACAGAAGTTTATGATGAAATTGTGCAAGTATCCACAGAACAAGCTTTTGAATATTCCCGTCGTGCTGCAAAAGAAGAGGGTATTCTTGGGGGTATTTCATCAGGGGCTGCAATTTATGGGGCGCTTCAACTAGCAAAGGAATTAGGACCAGGGAAGAAAGTAGTCGCTATCATTCCTTCCAACGGTGAGCGCTATTTAAGTACGCCTCTATACCAATTTGATGAGGAAACGGCTCAGTCTTAACTTTATTTTAAAAGGTTCAGGACCGGAGATAGAGTTTTAGCGGCGTAAATTTCCAGGTTAAAAGCAGCCTCTTTTTAAAGAGGCTGCTTTTATTATTGAATAGAGTTTAGTAAAATAAGCTCATACAGCTTGGAGACGGAGTGAAGGTTTTTGAAACAAGAGAAGCAATTAATTCGTAAGACAGTGGCAAGGCGAATAATGATCCCTAAAACAGAGTGGTACGAAAGATTCTTGTCACTTTCGGCGAATGAACCACACCATATTCTGCTAGAAAGCGGGAGGTCTGGTAGATATAGCATAATGGGCATTCGACCAGAGGCTACAATTGAAGGTAAAGGCAACAAGCTTTCCATAACGGATCGTACTGGTGTAAAAACGTATGAAGGATCTTTACTTAAATCTCTTGAGGAAGTGCTTAAACCATACAATGTAGCAAAGCAAATTGAAGGGCCGCCTGTTCAAGGGGGAGCAATCGGGTTTGTTAGCTATGATGTGGTCCGCGAAATTGAAAAATTAGATGAGTCTGCGGTTGATGATTTAAAGTTGCCGGAACTTTATTTTCTCGTATTTGAAGATTTATTTGTATATGATCATGAAACGGAAGAGTTATGGTTGTATGCTAATGGATTAAATCATGAAGAATTACAAATTCGTTTAGATGGGTATGAAACAACATGGAGTCAATACGTAGAACCACAAGTACAAGGTGAACGCACTAATTTAGATAGCCATTCTCGTGGTGGGGAAGACGTAACATTTACTGAAGAAGGATTCGCCCAAGCAGTGAAGGCTGTTCAACAGTATATTGCTAATGGAGATGTTTTTCAAGTTAACTTATCGGTACGTCATTCACGTCCACTTCGTGTAGAGCCGTTAGAGGTGTACAAGCATTTGAGAGTGGTGAACCCTTCACCATACATGAGTTATATTCATACACCAGAAAGACAAATTGTTAGTGCTTCGCCAGAACTTTTGGTAAAGAAAAGAGGAAATGAATTAAGCGCTAGGCCAATTGCGGGTACTAGATCCCGTGGCCGGGTAGAATCAGAAGACGTTAAATTAGCTGCAGAATTACTAGGGGATGAAAAGGAACGAGCGGAGCATGTTATGCTTGTGGACTTAGAGAGGAATGATCTAGGGCGAGTCAGTACTTATGGTTCCGTTGAAGTAAACGAGCTGATGGTGATCGAGCGTTATTCCCATGTCATGCACTTAGTTTCAAATGTCAAAAGTCAGTTAGCAGAAGGATATTCTTTATATGATTGTATCCGTGCTGTCTTTCCTGGTGGCACAATTACAGGTGCCCCTAAGGTAAGAACAATGGAAATTATTGAAGAATTGGAGCCGGTCCGAAGGGGTTTGTATACAGGAGCAATAGGTTGGATTGGATTTAATGGTGATATGGAACTGAATATAGTTATTAGAACGATGATTTGCCAGGATGGGGAAGCTCATGTACAAGCTGGCGCTGGGATTGTCATTGATTCAAATCCAGACCATGAATATAAAGAATCAATGAAAAAGGCACAAGCGCTTTGGAATGCGTTTGATTTAGCAGAGCAGAGAAAAGTAAGTCAATAATGAGCAGAGCCGAGGAGGAACAATAATGATTTTAATGATTGATAACTACGATTCGTTTACGTATAACTTAGTCCAGTATTTAGGTGAAATGGGAGAGGAACTTATAGTAAAGCGAAACGATGAAATTACGATACAGGAGATAAAGGCGTTGAATCCGTCGATTATTATGATTTCACCTGGTCCGTGTAGTCCAAATGAAGCTGGCATTAGTTTAGAGACGGTAAGAACATTCGCTGGTGTTACTCCAATTTTTGGCGTCTGTCTAGGTCATCAGGCGATAGCACAAGCATTTGGAGGTAAGGTTGTTCGGGCCGAACGTCTTATGCATGGAAAGACTTCACCTATTCATCATAATAATAAAACCGTTTTTGCTGATTTACCTAATCCGATGGTCGTGACCCGTTATCATTCCCTTATTGTTGAACGACATTCATTACCTAGTTGCTTTGAAATTACAGCTGAGACGTCTGAAGGAGAAATTATGGCGATTCGCCATAAGGAATATGCTATTGAAGGCGTCCAATTTCACCCTGAGTCAATTTTAACAGTAGAAGGAAAACGAATGCTTCGTCAGTTTGTTAATGCCTACAAGGTCGGTATGTAATGTATGTTTCAATAAATGGACAGTTGGTGCATGAAGAAGATGCATTTGTTTCTGTATTTGACCATGGTTTTTTATATGGATTGGGCTTATTTGAAACATTTGCGGTTATAGATAATGACATTTTTTTACTGGATGAACACATTAATCGCCTGAAAGAAGGATTACACTCAATTGGTGTTCATTATGACGTAACAGTAACAGAAGTATATCGTGTTACAGCGGAGTTGCTTCAAGCGAATGGCTTAAATAGGGGATACGTCAGATGGAATGTGTCGGCAGGTATTCGAGAGGTTGGGTTGTCCTCGCAACACTATAGAGAACCTCAAGTAATCGTATTTATGAAAGAATTGCCTGTTCCACCGGTAGCAAAAGAAGCGGTCATTCTTCGTTTGCCAAGAAATACTCCTGAAGGTGAGAAAAGGTTAAAGTCTCATCACTATTTGAACAATATCCTCGCAAAACAAGAAATTGGCGATACAAAAGCCGAAGGTATTTTCTTAACAGAAACAGGTTATGTGGCTGAAGGAATTGTTTCGAATCTTTTTTGGAAAATAAATAATCGAGTTTACACGCCTTGTTTGTCGACGGGGATATTAGACGGAGTGACAAGGTCTTTTGTAATCAAGTTAATTGAGTCATTAGGTTATAAAGTGGAACAGGGATACTATACAGAAAATGAGTTGTATAGAGCGGAGGATATGTTCGTAACAAACTCTATACAAGGAGTCGTCCCTGTTTCGAAGTTGGATGGTCATATTCTCTATTCAGGCAGATTTTCTAAAATTGTCTCATCAGCTTATGCTATGGCTGCACAAGAAAAGGAGTAACGAGTAACATGACGGCACAAACATTTTCATTGCAAGTCCAACCTGGTTCAAGAACGAAAATTATGGGGATATTAAATGCAACTCCAGATTCGTTCTCTGATGGAGGGCGGTATAACGATGTGGATCGAGCACTCAAACGAGCGGAAGAATTAATTGATGCTGGGGCAGATATTCTTGATATTGGTGGGGAGTCAACACGTCCTGGCTATACTCCGGTATCAGCCGAAGAAGAAATAGAACGAATTATTCCAGTCATTGAGAAAGTAACCGCTCATTTTAACACTCCGATTTCTGTTGATACGTACAAAGCAAAGACCGCTAAAGCCGCAGTGTTGGCTGGTGCTACGATAATCAACGATGTATGGGGGGCAAAAGCTGATCCTGATATGGCGAAGGTTGCTGCATCACTCGAAGTTCCAATCATTCTTATGCATAATCGCCAGGATACACATTATGTCTCGTTCATTGATGATGTGAAAGATGACTTAAGAGAAAGTGTAAACATATGCGTTGATGCAGGAGTTTTAGAAAGTCATATATGGCTTGATCCAGGTGTCGGTTTTGCAAAATCTTATGAGCAGAACTTGCAAATTATGAGAGAACTTAATCGTATTGTTGAGATGGGGTACCCTGTTTTACTAGGTACTTCACGTAAATCTTTAATTGCAGAAACCTTGCATTTGCCTGCTAATGATCGCTTGGAAGGAACTGGTGCTACAGTTTGTCTAGGAATTGCTAAAGGCGCAGGAATAATGAGAGTTCATGATGTGAAAGAAATAAAACGGATGGCAGTTATGATGGATGCAATGCTTGAGAGGAGAGATTCTATTGGATAAAATATATTTAAACCAGTTGTCATTTTACGGCTATCACGGTGTATTCCCAGAAGAGACTAAGCTTGGACAACGCTTTATAGTTGATTTGATATTAGAACTCGACTTAAGTGGTGCTGCTAAACAAGATGATCTTAATGCGTCTATTGATTATGGAGATATCCATAAGCGTGTGCAAGAGATTGTTGAAGGAGAACCGTATAAATTAGTGGAAGCTGTTGCTCAGCAGATTAGCGATTGTTTATTAGAGGCGTATAGCCATTTACAAACATGCACCGTTAAAGTGATTAAACCTGATCCTCCTATACCCGGCCATTATCATTCAGTAGCAATAGAACTTAGGAGGGATCGTAGTGGTATATAGTGCTTATTTGGCACTCGGTTCTAATATTGGAGATCGAGAAACTTACTTGCAAAAGGCAGTTGATGCATTAAGTGAAATGAGAGAGATAGAGGTTTTAGCGGTATCGTCCTTATACGAAACAGAACCAGTGGGCTATTTAAATCAAGATCCATTTTTAAATATGGCGATTCATATTAAAACTACACTCCGTCCGTATGATTTGTTGCGAGAAACGCAACGTATAGAAATGGCACTTGGGAGAGAACGTGATGTACGCTTTGGCCCAAGGACGGTAGATATTGACATTTTACTATTTGAGCAAGAAAATATGGAAATGGATGATTTGCAAATTCCACATCCGAGAATGTGGGAAAGGGCGTTTGTCCTTATTCCTCTTGCTGAAATTGCACCTGAGATATACAGCGAAGCATATGGTAAAACACTTAATGAGCTATGTGAGGAGCAACTTATCGATAAAGAGGGTGTTAAATGGTGGAGCCAATGGAATGGGGCAGGAGTATACGTGCGTTCAGAAAACTAAAAGGGTATACACAGCAGGAATTTGCACGCGAAATTCATATTTCTGTTTCCCTTTTAGGAGAAGTTGAACGGGGAATTAGGGAACCTGATGAGGAATTACTTACTCGTATTTGCGATTGTTTGCAAGTTTCGAAAGCCGACATGATCCAGTTATAAGATTGATTAAGTGTGAAATTTCTAACGGAAGTATGTTTAGCTGTTCAAAAAAATTGTAAACATACTAGTTTTGATAGATAGCTCATATTTGTGACAGGTAAATGAATACAAGGCGAGAGGCGATGTTGCGAAGGCCTTTAATTAGTCCATTGACTTTTTAGAGGGGCGTGAACTAGCGGAGATGTCTGCATTATAGTACAATTCTAATATGAAAAAGCGTTAAAGGGTTTGATCGGCATAGGCTCGGTCTACCCTTTTTCGGTGAATGAGGACAAGGGGTTGAGAGTATTGACGGAAGAATTAGAGCTGCACGACCTTTTAGCGGTGCGGAGAGACAAGTTAAATCAAC
This window encodes:
- the ftsH gene encoding ATP-dependent zinc metalloprotease FtsH; this translates as MNRTVRTIIILTILMLIVIAAVQSVTGDQTETSEVRYDEFIERLEQGDVENMHVQPERDVLVVTGQFTDQTEDENFRTYVFNSDITTGFLADIENVQLTVEPEEEQSNWFSTIILILPFLLIFLIIIFLMSSAQGGGGGGGNRVMNFGKSKAKMVSDEKKKAKFKDVAGADEEKQELVEVVEFLKDPRRFSAIGARIPKGVLLVGPPGTGKTLLARAVAGEAGVPFFSISGSDFVEMFVGVGASRVRDLFENAKKNSPCIIFIDEIDAVGRQRGAGLGGGHDEREQTLNQLLVEMDGFSANEGIIIIAATNRADILDPALLRPGRFDRQIQVNAPDVKGREEVLQVHARNKPLREDVKLDLIAVRTPGFSGADLENLLNEAALVAARDNKTEIGMEHIEEAIDRVIAGPAKKSRVISKKEKNIVAWHEAGHTVVGVKLESADTVHKVTIVPRGMAGGYAMMLPKEDRYFMTKPELLDKIVGLLGGRVAEEVQFGEVSTGAHNDFQRATAIARKMVTEYGMSDKLGPMQFGQSSGGQVFLGRDIQNDQNYSDAIAHEIDLEVQRIIKDSYERCKQILIANKDSLDLVAQKLIELETLDAEQIQSLINEGKLPENHHASRRVDDLKVNIQSKDDDANVEGAYEETTNVEENRPSFEDEINSKGRDNRSDRNE
- a CDS encoding type III pantothenate kinase, producing MILAIDIGNSSIVIGIYNKNECDSIFRIATTHDKTSDEYAMLLHSFFQLKNHHIETVNGVIISSVVPTIMHRFRKMCRDYFQVEPIIVGPGVKTGLNIQYEDPKEVGADRISNAVAAIANFGAPCIVIDIGTATTFCCIDDQHRYRGGVIAPGAAISAEALSEKASKLPRLELHKPNAVVGKTTIGSIQSGTYYGYLSMIDGMIERIIKEQRLHDAKVIATGGLAHLYADESKHIQYVEPKLTLKGLKLIYDKNKSNRSG
- the hslO gene encoding Hsp33 family molecular chaperone HslO, which encodes MSDYLVRATAFNGEVRALSLVATDMVAEACRRQGTWPAASAALGRAMMGGTLMAAMLKGEEKLTVRIEGNGPIGHIIVDSHANGATRGTVTNPHVNPELNQNGKLDVAGVVGTEGTLSVVKDLGMREPFTGSVPLVSGEIGEDFTYYFANSEQTPSSVGVGVLVNPDESVLAAGGFVIQLMPGAQESTIVEIEKRLSSIPPISKLVEMGMPPKEILQSLLGDENVKFLEEKPVVFQCTCSKKRIGNAIISLGQKEIEAMIEEDGGAETTCNFCNESYTFSEKELGELLIKAD
- the cysK gene encoding cysteine synthase A, which encodes MTVVNNITELIGNTPLVKLNRLTTDEYADVYLKLEYQNPGSSVKDRIALAMINAAEEAGELQPGTTIVEPTSGNTGIGLAMVAAAKGYKAKLVMPETMSLERRNLLRAYGAELVLTPGPEGMGGAIRKATELAKQEGYFMPQQFENGANPKIHRETTGKELLEQVDGQLDGFVSGIGTGGTITGAGGLLKENFPGLRVVAIEPKDSAILSGGKPGPHKLQGIGPGFVPGILDTEVYDEIVQVSTEQAFEYSRRAAKEEGILGGISSGAAIYGALQLAKELGPGKKVVAIIPSNGERYLSTPLYQFDEETAQS
- a CDS encoding anthranilate synthase component I family protein yields the protein MIPKTEWYERFLSLSANEPHHILLESGRSGRYSIMGIRPEATIEGKGNKLSITDRTGVKTYEGSLLKSLEEVLKPYNVAKQIEGPPVQGGAIGFVSYDVVREIEKLDESAVDDLKLPELYFLVFEDLFVYDHETEELWLYANGLNHEELQIRLDGYETTWSQYVEPQVQGERTNLDSHSRGGEDVTFTEEGFAQAVKAVQQYIANGDVFQVNLSVRHSRPLRVEPLEVYKHLRVVNPSPYMSYIHTPERQIVSASPELLVKKRGNELSARPIAGTRSRGRVESEDVKLAAELLGDEKERAEHVMLVDLERNDLGRVSTYGSVEVNELMVIERYSHVMHLVSNVKSQLAEGYSLYDCIRAVFPGGTITGAPKVRTMEIIEELEPVRRGLYTGAIGWIGFNGDMELNIVIRTMICQDGEAHVQAGAGIVIDSNPDHEYKESMKKAQALWNAFDLAEQRKVSQ
- the pabA gene encoding aminodeoxychorismate/anthranilate synthase component II, encoding MILMIDNYDSFTYNLVQYLGEMGEELIVKRNDEITIQEIKALNPSIIMISPGPCSPNEAGISLETVRTFAGVTPIFGVCLGHQAIAQAFGGKVVRAERLMHGKTSPIHHNNKTVFADLPNPMVVTRYHSLIVERHSLPSCFEITAETSEGEIMAIRHKEYAIEGVQFHPESILTVEGKRMLRQFVNAYKVGM
- the pabC gene encoding aminodeoxychorismate lyase gives rise to the protein MYVSINGQLVHEEDAFVSVFDHGFLYGLGLFETFAVIDNDIFLLDEHINRLKEGLHSIGVHYDVTVTEVYRVTAELLQANGLNRGYVRWNVSAGIREVGLSSQHYREPQVIVFMKELPVPPVAKEAVILRLPRNTPEGEKRLKSHHYLNNILAKQEIGDTKAEGIFLTETGYVAEGIVSNLFWKINNRVYTPCLSTGILDGVTRSFVIKLIESLGYKVEQGYYTENELYRAEDMFVTNSIQGVVPVSKLDGHILYSGRFSKIVSSAYAMAAQEKE
- the folP gene encoding dihydropteroate synthase translates to MTAQTFSLQVQPGSRTKIMGILNATPDSFSDGGRYNDVDRALKRAEELIDAGADILDIGGESTRPGYTPVSAEEEIERIIPVIEKVTAHFNTPISVDTYKAKTAKAAVLAGATIINDVWGAKADPDMAKVAASLEVPIILMHNRQDTHYVSFIDDVKDDLRESVNICVDAGVLESHIWLDPGVGFAKSYEQNLQIMRELNRIVEMGYPVLLGTSRKSLIAETLHLPANDRLEGTGATVCLGIAKGAGIMRVHDVKEIKRMAVMMDAMLERRDSIG
- the folB gene encoding dihydroneopterin aldolase, with the protein product MDKIYLNQLSFYGYHGVFPEETKLGQRFIVDLILELDLSGAAKQDDLNASIDYGDIHKRVQEIVEGEPYKLVEAVAQQISDCLLEAYSHLQTCTVKVIKPDPPIPGHYHSVAIELRRDRSGI
- the folK gene encoding 2-amino-4-hydroxy-6-hydroxymethyldihydropteridine diphosphokinase, translated to MVYSAYLALGSNIGDRETYLQKAVDALSEMREIEVLAVSSLYETEPVGYLNQDPFLNMAIHIKTTLRPYDLLRETQRIEMALGRERDVRFGPRTVDIDILLFEQENMEMDDLQIPHPRMWERAFVLIPLAEIAPEIYSEAYGKTLNELCEEQLIDKEGVKWWSQWNGAGVYVRSEN
- a CDS encoding helix-turn-helix domain-containing protein — encoded protein: MEWGRSIRAFRKLKGYTQQEFAREIHISVSLLGEVERGIREPDEELLTRICDCLQVSKADMIQL